CTTCTTTCAGACGACCCATGTGCCCGCGATTGCATTGGCCGAAAAGGTCACCTCGCTCGCGCCGGACCACATGAACCATGTGTTTTTCGCGGCCGGAGGATCGGACGCGAACGACACGAATATCCGTCTGGTGCGCCACTATTGGGCACTGAAGGGCAAGCCCGAAAAGCAGGTTATCATCAGCCGCAAAAACGCCTATCACGGCTCGACCGTGGGTGCGGCGTCTCTGGGCGGCATGCAGGCGATGCACGGGCAAGGCACATTGCCGATCCCGGGGATAGTGCACATCAACCAGCCGCATTGGTATCTTGAGGGCGGCGACATGACGCCCGAGGAATTCGGCCTGCAGCGCGCGCGCGAACTCGAAGAAAAGATCGCGGAACTCGGCGAAGACAATGTCGCCGCCTTCATCGCGGAGCCGATCCAAGGCGCGGGCGGCGTTATCATTCCGCCGTCGACCTATTGGCCAGAGATCCAGCGGATCTGTGACGCCCATGAGATCCTTTTGATCGCGGACGAAGTCATCTGTGGCTTTGGGCGCACTGGCAACATGTGGGGTTCTGACACGTTCTCCATTCGCCCCGATATCATGACCATCGCCAAGGGTCTGTCCTCTGGTTATGCGCCGATTGGCGGCTCGATCCTGTCCGATGAGGTTTTCGACGTCATGGCCACGGACGAGTTTTACCACGGCTACACCTACTCAGGGCATCCGATGTCCTGCGCCGTCGCGCTGGAAAACCTGCGGATCCTTGAAGAGGAAAACCTGATTGGCAACGTGCGCGATGTAACGGCCCCCTATCTCGCAGAGAAATGGGCCGGGCTGGGCGAGCATCCATTGGTGGGCGAAGCGCGCATTTGCGGTTTGGTCGGCGCGCTGCAACTGACGCCAGACAAAGCTTCTCGCGCAGCTTTTGCGGAGGGCCCCGGCAATGTGGGCGTGATTGCACGCGACCTCTGTTTTGAAGACAACTTCATCATGCGCCATGTGGGCGATCAGTTGATCATTTCTCCGCCCCTAATTTTCAGCAAAGAAAATATCGACACACTGGCTGAAAAGGCTTGGAAGGTGCTGGACAAAACCATGGCCAGTGCGACTGAAAAAGGCCTGATGAAAGCGGCATAGATGGGGCGGTTGGACCTGCTGACAGCCAACGATGGGATTGGGGAATACCCCCAATCCTATTATGCGGTCGTCAATCCAAAACTGGATCCTTTCCCCAAAGCCTTGGGCGAAATCTCTTGCGATGTCTGTGTCGTGGGCGGAGGCTTTACCGGTCTCTCCTCAGCGATCCATCTGGCCGAGAAAGGCTATGACGTGGTTTTGCTCGAGGCCCAGCGCGTCGGCTTTGGCGCGTCAGGGCGCAACGGGGGACAAGTCGGCTCGGGTCAAAGGCAGGATCAGGATTTTCTGGAAGAGCGACTGGGCAAGGACGCGGCACGCACCCTCTGGGACATGGCCGTGGATGCCGTTCAAATGGTACGCGGCTTTTGCGCCGAAGAGATCATCGATTGCCCGTTCCACGAAGGCGTCATCCACGCCGCACATCGCAAACGCTTTGTGGCCGAGGATCATAGTTACGCAGAAAAACTGCGCCGTGAATATGACTACGATCTGATTGAGGACCTGTCACAGACCGAGATCCGCGACCTGCT
This is a stretch of genomic DNA from Cognatishimia activa. It encodes these proteins:
- a CDS encoding aspartate aminotransferase family protein, whose protein sequence is MNMITNHLPTAELQALDAAHHMHPFTDSNALAAKGARVITGAQGVHLRDSDGQEIMDCMAGLWCVNIGYGRDSIAEVARRQLLELPYYNTFFQTTHVPAIALAEKVTSLAPDHMNHVFFAAGGSDANDTNIRLVRHYWALKGKPEKQVIISRKNAYHGSTVGAASLGGMQAMHGQGTLPIPGIVHINQPHWYLEGGDMTPEEFGLQRARELEEKIAELGEDNVAAFIAEPIQGAGGVIIPPSTYWPEIQRICDAHEILLIADEVICGFGRTGNMWGSDTFSIRPDIMTIAKGLSSGYAPIGGSILSDEVFDVMATDEFYHGYTYSGHPMSCAVALENLRILEEENLIGNVRDVTAPYLAEKWAGLGEHPLVGEARICGLVGALQLTPDKASRAAFAEGPGNVGVIARDLCFEDNFIMRHVGDQLIISPPLIFSKENIDTLAEKAWKVLDKTMASATEKGLMKAA